The following proteins are co-located in the Heliorestis convoluta genome:
- a CDS encoding UbiD family decarboxylase: MYRNLEETIIDLEKEGHLIRIREEVDPYLEMAAIHLKVYEAGGPALLFEKVKGSKYRALSNLFGTVERSKYIFRKTWETTQSVIALRNDPFKALKNPFAQIRTGLAASKALPLKKSALPASFQEISISDLPLIHHWPKDGGAFITLPQVYSEDPEKPGIMNANLGMYRVQLDGNDYKLNQEIGMHYQIHRGIGVHQEKARRKGEPLKVSIFIGGPPAHTLSAVMPLPEGLSEMTFAGMLAGRRFRYSYVDGYCISHDADFVITGEIHPGETKPEGPFGDHLGYYSLTHPFPLMRVHKVYAKNNAIWPFTVVGRPPQEDTSFGALIHELTGDAIQQEIPGVKEVHAVDAAGVHPLLFAIGSERYTPYQEVKEPAELLTIANRILGTGQLSLAKYLFITAEDQIPLDTHKEVDFLTYILERIDLQRDIHFQTNTTIDTLDYTGTGLNRGSKVIFAAYGDKKRDLCKEVPKELRELEKVKEKSDFSNPRWVMPGVVALEGPAFTTYEKADIEIKELTTAIQKKGSLSSCPMIVVCDDSNYISDSISNFLWVTFTRSNPSHDIYGVNSFYKYKHWGCDNVILDVRTKPHHAPPLVPDSAVEKKVERFFEKGASLAGLK, from the coding sequence ATGTATCGAAATTTAGAAGAAACCATCATAGATCTAGAAAAAGAAGGTCACTTAATTCGTATTCGTGAAGAAGTAGATCCCTATCTTGAAATGGCCGCCATTCACCTGAAAGTCTACGAAGCGGGCGGACCAGCTTTGTTATTTGAAAAGGTTAAAGGTTCCAAATACCGGGCCCTTTCCAATCTTTTTGGTACAGTAGAGAGAAGTAAATATATTTTCCGAAAAACATGGGAAACAACACAAAGCGTCATTGCTCTGCGCAATGATCCTTTCAAAGCGCTGAAAAACCCTTTTGCACAGATTCGTACAGGTTTGGCCGCTTCTAAAGCGTTGCCCTTAAAAAAGTCGGCTTTGCCTGCTTCCTTCCAAGAAATTTCCATTTCGGATCTACCGTTGATCCACCATTGGCCCAAGGACGGAGGCGCTTTTATTACGTTACCGCAAGTCTACAGTGAAGATCCTGAGAAACCAGGCATTATGAACGCCAATTTGGGTATGTACCGAGTGCAACTCGATGGCAATGACTATAAACTGAATCAAGAAATCGGCATGCATTATCAGATTCATCGCGGGATTGGTGTTCATCAAGAAAAAGCAAGAAGAAAAGGAGAGCCCTTGAAAGTCAGCATATTTATTGGTGGCCCTCCGGCTCATACCTTGTCGGCCGTCATGCCTTTGCCGGAAGGCTTAAGTGAAATGACCTTTGCTGGCATGCTAGCCGGTCGTCGTTTTCGCTATAGCTATGTCGATGGCTATTGTATTAGTCATGATGCTGATTTTGTAATAACTGGTGAAATTCACCCAGGGGAAACAAAGCCTGAAGGGCCTTTTGGCGATCATTTAGGCTACTACAGTCTTACCCATCCTTTTCCACTCATGAGAGTCCACAAAGTCTATGCGAAAAATAATGCTATCTGGCCTTTTACTGTTGTCGGTCGTCCACCGCAGGAAGATACTTCATTCGGTGCTTTGATTCATGAACTAACAGGCGATGCCATCCAGCAAGAAATTCCAGGTGTCAAAGAAGTTCATGCTGTTGACGCCGCTGGCGTCCATCCTTTGCTTTTTGCCATTGGCAGTGAGCGCTATACGCCTTATCAAGAAGTAAAGGAACCAGCAGAGCTTCTCACCATTGCCAACCGGATTTTAGGGACAGGTCAACTGAGCTTGGCCAAGTATTTATTTATAACGGCAGAAGACCAGATACCTTTAGATACCCATAAGGAAGTTGATTTTTTAACTTATATATTAGAGAGAATAGATCTGCAGAGAGACATTCACTTTCAAACGAATACGACCATTGATACTTTAGACTACACAGGTACAGGTCTAAACAGAGGTAGCAAGGTTATCTTTGCAGCGTACGGCGATAAGAAGCGTGACTTATGTAAAGAAGTGCCTAAAGAGCTTAGGGAGTTAGAAAAAGTAAAAGAAAAAAGTGACTTTTCCAATCCACGCTGGGTCATGCCCGGTGTGGTTGCTTTAGAAGGACCTGCCTTCACAACCTATGAAAAGGCTGATATAGAAATCAAAGAACTAACAACAGCGATTCAAAAGAAAGGTTCCCTCTCTTCTTGCCCCATGATCGTAGTGTGTGATGATAGCAACTATATCAGCGACTCTATCTCAAATTTCCTCTGGGTGACCTTTACGCGTAGCAATCCTTCTCATGATATTTATGGCGTCAATAGCTTCTATAAATACAAACACTGGGGCTGTGACAATGTCATTCTTGATGTACGCACCAAACCACATCATGCACCGCCTTTAGTACCCGATTCGGCTGTAGAGAAAAAAGTAGAACGATTTTTTGAAAAGGGTGCAAGTTTGGCTGGCTTGAAATAG